From Poecile atricapillus isolate bPoeAtr1 chromosome Z, bPoeAtr1.hap1, whole genome shotgun sequence, one genomic window encodes:
- the LOC131573715 gene encoding cytochrome c oxidase subunit 7C, mitochondrial → MLSAGVRRFATSAIRRSHYEEGPGKNLPFSVDNKWRLLAMMCVFFGSGFGAPFFIVRHQLLKK, encoded by the exons ATGTTGTCCGCCGGTGTCCGCCGCTTCGCTACCTCCGCCATCCGCCGCAGCCACTATGAGGAAGGGCCCGGGAAG aaCCTCCCATTCTCTGTGGACAACAAGTGGAGGCTGCTCGCGATGATGTGTGTGTTCTTTGGGAGTGGATTTGGTGCCCCTTTCTTCATAGTCAGACACCAGCTCCTGAAGAAATGA